The genomic interval GGCGCAGCAGGTCGTGCTTCCCCGCCGAACCAGGGCGACCATTACTCGTTCAAGAGGCATCGCCGCCCATGATCGCCACTTCCAAGCGGCCAATTGGCAGCCGCTCTTGCGGTTTCTCCAGGCCACAGGCTTACGCCGTAACGAGGTCCGTCTGCTGCTGGTGTGTGACATCGTGGCCTGTGAGCCCGAAGGCGACTATCAAGGGCAGACCACGGTGAAGGTCAGGAACGGTAAGGGCGGCAAGTCTCGCACTGTGCCCGTCCTGATGGGGCATGAGCGGGACGTCCTCTGTCTGAGGGAGGGTCGCCAGGACGATGAGCCGGTCTTTGCGCGCATCCCGAAGCACCTGGATGTGCATAGCTATCGTCGCGCCTATGCGCAGGCCCTCTATCTCTCGCTGGCACCTGGCCGCTCGTTACCCCCGCAGACGGGACGTCTCAGGCCGAG from Ktedonobacteraceae bacterium carries:
- a CDS encoding site-specific integrase produces the protein MGAHRKSIVKEAVDRLEEKMAIRQSRGKAKAALRAAKEMGWTGSTERIHSFKTRSVYQGHVVRFVRWVRTTYQIKDLAQVDARADELATRYLQWHLEEGKSAYTLQAERSALRLFFGDRSLAQQVVLPRRTRATITRSRGIAAHDRHFQAANWQPLLRFLQATGLRRNEVRLLLVCDIVACEPEGDYQGQTTVKVRNGKGGKSRTVPVLMGHERDVLCLREGRQDDEPVFARIPKHLDVHSYRRAYAQALYLSLAPGRSLPPQTGRLRPSTYDTGVVMAVSKALGHRRKDVVLHHYLR